In the genome of Candidatus Electrothrix rattekaaiensis, the window GTTCCTGCTCTCCTGTCATCTCTGCTGTCATGTTTTACCCTCATCGCCCTCATTGCCCTCATTGCCATCAGCCTGTTTCTTTACAGCCTCGGCAATCTTGATTAAGAGATCAGACAGGTCAACCGGCTTGATCATATAACCAAAAGCCCCTTTTTCCCGAGCCTCAATCCCGGCGCGAGCTGAACCGTGCCCAGTCAGCATAATCACCTCAATACTCGCATCATAGTCCTTGATCTTTTCCAGTACATCTAGGCCGTTCATATCATGCATCTTCAGATCAAGGATAACGATATTCGGATTCACCTCGGACAATCGCGCCAACCCTTCTTCACCGCTATGGGCATCAACCGCGTCAATACTGCGCAAGTGCAGACGCCGACACAGGGTTGCGGCAAACTCGGCCTCATCATCAATGATCAACAGTTTGATCCCCTCCATCTCCTTCATTCCTCCTCCTGATGGACCGGCAGGTCAATCTCAAATTCCGTACCCTTTCCCACAACGGAAACCACATTAACCGTGCCGCCCAGCTTTCTGGTCAGGCCGTAGACAATGGACAGTCCTAGCCCGGTTCCCCGCCCTGTTTCTTTGGTGGTGAAAAAGGGATCAAAAATATGCTGCTGCACCTCGGCTGTCATACCGGGCCCGTTATCCGCAATGCAGACACGCAGGTTTTTTCGGTCAACCTGTTTACTGCTCAGGGTGACAGTCCCGCCGCTTTCCGCCAGAGCATCTATAGCATTCCCAATGATATTGAGAAAAATCTGTAAAAGTTCTCCGTGATCGCTCCAAGGATGCCGGATATCCTCATCCAGGATGAATTCCATACCGATCTGATTATAGGATGCCTCTTTGGCCAGAAAACCAACCGCCTCATGGAGGAGGGCGTTGATATCAACCTCTTCTATATTCACCCTGGTCTGATGGGCAAAACCGAGCAAACGATGGGTGATGACCTTGCAGCGTTTCACACTCTTCTGAATGCCCGCAAGGGATTCCGCCACCATATCCTTATGCGGAAAATCAGGCGACATCTCCTGGATATCCTGAATCAGGCCAGCCTGCTGATTGATAATCGACAAGGGATTGTTGATTTCATGGGCCACCCCAGCGGCCAGCCTGCCGATGGAGGCCAGCTTATTGGGCTGCTCAGCCCTAGCCAGAAACTGTTCCCGCTTTAAACCGGCCTCACGCAGATGATCAGTGATGGCCTCACTGAGCTGAAAAACCACCAGCACAGCAACAACGGCGCAAGAAAGAAAAATAGTGATCTGCTGATAATGGGAAACAATGGCGATAAAGGTCATAGGCACCAACACCAGAACGGTCAGGATCAGCGAGAGTCCGCGAGAAAAACGACGATAGCCCTTATCAAGATCTGCCCGGATCATAAAATTGCCCCGAGGCGGCGGCAGGATCTTTTCCAGCCAGAGAGAACATTTTTTCATGGTGGATCAGCCTTTTTCCGCTCGTCTGTCTGCGTTATTTTTTAAACAAATCAGCGTGTGATCCTGTTCGAGCAAGCCACAGATCACTTCCGTCAATGCGATATATCAATAACCAGTCCGGTTCCACATGACACTCCCGGCAGTCCTTCATGGTGCCTTTTAAGGCATGATCTTTATTCGCGACAGGGAGTTTTTCTCCATTCGCCAACAGCCTGATAATCTTTTTAATTTTTGAAAGATCCCGGCCCTGTTTTTTTATCCGCTTAACATCTCTTTTAAATTGAGATGTTCGTTGAACAGAACGCATGGTTATATACCAAGATCATCAAAAAGGTCCTCCGAACTGGCAAAAGATTTTCCTTTTCCTGTCCGAGCGTCTTCAATGGCTTTCATGGTAGTCTCTGTAGGAACACGCAGTTCAAAAGGAAGACCCTTTTGCGCAATAACCTGACGGTAAAAAAGTTCTATAGAGGTTGATATATTAAGACCAAGACTCTTTAAGATGGTTTCAGCTTCTTTTTTTACCTGAGGATCTATAAGTGCCCTGGCTGTGGCTGTTTTATTTGTTCTCATTGCAATCTCCCGCCTGTTAATCTGTTAAAACATATAGCATATAATATGCCATGAAAAACTACCGGTCAAGAGTCATATATTTTGACTGACACTTCCGTTTGGATTGATCAGCGGCATCAGCGAAAAAACTCCTCTCACCCCGCCACAGGCACAAAAACCTCCATCCCCATGAGCGGCCAGATAACAGCCACAGCCAGCCAGACCACCAGCATCAACAGGATACTAGCCGGAATCCCCCACAGAAAAAACTCTCCGGTGCTGAATTGCCTGGAGTTATAAGCGATGGCATTGGGAGCAGCACCGACCAGCAGGAGAAAAGGCATCCCTGCAACCACGAGAGAAGAAAAGAGGATAACCTCGCCGCTGACCCCGAGATACGGAGCAATAACCAAGGCCACAGGCAGGGAAATAGCAATGGCAGCCACATTCATAATGAAGTTGGTCATCATCATGACAAAGAAGGCCATGCCGAGAATGAAGACCAGCGGCGGAGAATTCTGAAAAAGGACCAGCCAATTGACGGCCAGCCAACGGGCGGCCCCGGTCTCCCATAAGCAGAAGCCGATGGACATGGCCCCAGCAAAGAGGAGGATAATATTCCAAGGCACCTCTTCAAGATCATCAATAGTAAGAATGTTGAAGAGAAAAAAGGAAATAGTGGAGCAAAGCAGGATACCGGTTTTATGGATATCGGCCAAGGCGGGAATAAAATTCTTCAGCGCGATGATCAGGATGGTTCCGAACACGATCCCGGTGGTAAGGAGTTCCTTCTGACTCCAGCGGCCCAAATCCTTGTACATCCTCCCCGCTTTTTCTTTCAGGCCGAGAATCCGCGCATGTTCCGGCTTGAAAAAGAGGAGGATAAATCCCCAGAGCAGGAAAATCATGAGCCAGCCAATGGGGAACATGTACCAGCTCAACTGAAAAAAGCTGATATCCACCTTCATGATGTCCTTATAAAACCCCAGGGCCACAGCCCCTCTGGCCGCACCCAGCAGAGTAATGATACTACCTGCGCCCGCCACATAGGCCATGCCGATGAACAGACCTTTGCCGAAGCGAGTGGGTTTTTCCTCATCAGCATACAGGGAATGAATGGCCATGAGCAGGGGAAACATGGTGGCGGCCACGGCGGTATGGGCCATGAAATGGGTCAAAACCCCGGTCATGGCAAAGCAGCCCAGATAGATCATGCTGGTCCGTTCCCCAACAATGGAGAGCATCTTATAGGCCATCCGCCGGGTCAGACCGGTTTTGGTGAACACCATACCGATCATGATGGAACCGAAGATAAAGAGTACAGAGGGATCCATAAAATCCCGAAAGGCCGTACCGGGATCACGGATCATAAAGAGGGCTTGCAGAACACCGATGGTCAGACTGGTCACGCCAATGGGCACCACTTCAAACACCCACCAAGTTGCAGCCAGCAGAAAAACAGCCAAGGCCCCCTTCCCTTCTCTGGTCAAGACAAAATGCGCTCCTGTCGGATCAACAGCATCCGGCCAAGGCGGGAAGAAATACACAAGAACAAAAAGGCCGATTCCGGTGAAAATAAAGAGCAATCGTTTCCAATCAAATCGCTTTTTCTTTCTGGACAAAGCAAGTACCTGAGGGCCTGAAGACTGCATCGTATCTTTCCGTCGTGTTATTATTTCTTTTACTTTCCTTGTATCCTCGGAAAATTTTCAATCCTTCGGCAACGTACACCAAGTATTGCACATGACGTGAAAAAGTTCTTCAAAACGAAGGAGACCGATAACGGCTCCGTTATCAAGCACCGGGACACAGGAGGTATTATGACGGTGCAGCACCACAATAGCCTCCAGAATATGCGTATCCGCCGATAAAGTGAAGTCAACAGGACGCATCAAGGGACGAATAGGTCGCATCCGGTTACCTCCGCACTCGGCAAGGGCGTGGTCTTCATAAAGAAAAGTCAGGTGCGGATCGTCATCAGCATTGCTCCAAGAAAATCTACTCCCCCCTCTCCCTGTTCCCAACAGAGTCGGCACTAAACCTCGTAGAATGTCGGCCCGTGAGAGCCTGCCCACCAGATTATTTTGTTGATCAAGCACAAGCAGGAGAGGCAGATCAACAGGATTTTCCACAGAAGGGCTCAGGGCGAACAGGGCTATGGCCTCGTCCAGGGTCTGATAATCGTACAGCCGGGGACAACGCTCAAGAGGGATGACCATCTCTCGTATATCCTTTGTTTGTTCCGACATAGCTGCTCTCCCTCAGAAGAAAAAATTTCTTTGATATTTCCTGATATCTTTCTGATGCTACCAGCTTTTTCGTTTAAGAATATCCTGCATCTCGGCATCCGCTTTCCGATGCACGGCTGTCAGATGAGCTTTCCTTGCAGTCTTAATCTTTTCCAGCAACTCATCAATATCCACAGGCTTCTGCAAAAAATCATGAGCCCCCTGCTTCATGGCCTCAATACCGCCAGCGACCGTGGCATGACCGGTCAGCATCAGGACTTCAAGATCAGGCCTTCTGGTCTTAATTTGTTTCAGCGTTTCAATACCGTCAATGCCCGGCATGGAAAGATCAATAACAGCCACATCAAAGACCCGCTTATCCACCAATGCCACCGCCTCCTCGCCGCAGGTAACAGCAGCAACCTTCATCCCTCTGGTTTCAAGACGGGTGGCCAGCAGCTGCGCAAACTCCTCTTCGTCATCAACAAGGAGTACCTTTGTCGAGAGATGCCTATCCATGATCCCCTTCCCTTGTATTACGATTCATCTTCTATCTCCTAAGGAATTCATTACGCCGTGCGATTTCTTCCCGTGCAATCTCCCGTGCCCGGCCATCTGCGACTAAAATAGCAGCCAGATCCAGGTCATCCCCCGGTGCAAAACGATCCAGAGTCGCGGCAACAATGGCGGTAATATCCGTAAAACCGATCTGCTCATCCAGAAAGGCGGCAACAGCAACCTCATTGGCCGCATTGAGCACTGCCGGTTTTACTCCGCCCTCTTCCATCACGTTAACGGCAAGGGCAAGGGCCGGAAAACGATCATAATCCGGCTTTTCAAAACTGAGATTACCGCAGTCGGAAAGACTGAGACGAGAAAGATTAAGAGGCATGCGTTCAGGGTAGGACAGAGCATAGGCAATGGGAATACGCATATCAGGAATGCCCAGCTGGGCCATCACAGAGCCGTCAATATACTCCACCAAAGAATGAACAATGGATTCCGGATGCACAACCACCCGAATCTTCTCCACCGGCACATCAAAGAGCCAGCAGGCCTCAATCACCTCCAGGCCCTTATTCATCATGGTTGCCGAATCAATGGAGATCTTGCGTCCCATATCCCAGTTGGGATGGGCAAGAGCCTGTTCCGGGGTAGCCCGATGCAATTCCTCTTTTTCCAAAGTACGAAAAGGTCCGCCTGATGCGGTCAGGATAATCATGCCCACATCATCGCGGCGTCCAGCCTCCAAGGCCTGAAAAATAGCCGAATGCTCCGAATCTATAGGAAGGAGAGCAACCTTATACTTTCGTGCTGCCTCCATAACCAGTCGCCCGGCCATGACGAGGGTTTCCTTATTGGCCAGCCCGATATCCTTGCCCTCAGCGATTGCCGCCAGGGTGGGTAAAAGTCCGACTGCTCCGACCACAGCGGAGACAACCATCTCCGCTGACGGAACCGTGGCGACTTTTTGATTGCCCTCATCGCCCCAGAAAACCTTTTCTTGGTACTTCTCCGGTAACAGAGTAATGAGCTGAGAAGCCAAATCCTGATCAGCAACCGAGATGCAGTCAGGCTGAAATTCCCGCACCTGGGCGGCAAGCTCCGCAATATTTCTGCCTGCGGAGAGGCCGACAATGCGAAAACGATCCGGGAAGGAACGCACCACATTGAGGACATTTTTACCAATGGAACCGGTGGAGCCGAGCAGGGAAAGGGATTTCATCGGAGAACTCCGGTGGAAAGCAGCAGATAAAGAAGAGGAGCCGTCAGGAGCAGACTGTCAATCCGATCCAGTAATCCGCCGTGCCCGCCCAGCAGGGTACCAGAATCCTTGATCCCGGTACCGCGCTTAATAATGGACTCAGCCAGATCTCCGGCAATGCCTACAAGGGCAAGTAAGGCTGCGGCCAAGGCGAGCCGAAGAATGCCGACTTCAGGGAGAAGAAAGGCACCTATGAGCATAGCCGCAAACATAGCTGTCAGGATCCCCCCGATGGCTCCGTTCATCGTTTTGGCAGGACTGATACTCGGACAGAGTTTCTTCTTGCCAAAGGCGCGACCGCTATAATAGGCACCGGTGTCGGACCCGGCAGTAATGGCGGCCAGCAGCAGCAACCAGACATTGCCTGCTGGCAGAAACCGGAGCAAAACCAGAAAGGAAGAGCAGATGCCTATATAAAAGACAGCAAAGCCGGACTGCATGAGAAAGGCCAAGGGATCGGTAAAGCGGGTATAACAAAAAATGGTC includes:
- a CDS encoding response regulator is translated as MKEMEGIKLLIIDDEAEFAATLCRRLHLRSIDAVDAHSGEEGLARLSEVNPNIVILDLKMHDMNGLDVLEKIKDYDASIEVIMLTGHGSARAGIEAREKGAFGYMIKPVDLSDLLIKIAEAVKKQADGNEGNEGDEGKT
- a CDS encoding ATP-binding protein; its protein translation is MKKCSLWLEKILPPPRGNFMIRADLDKGYRRFSRGLSLILTVLVLVPMTFIAIVSHYQQITIFLSCAVVAVLVVFQLSEAITDHLREAGLKREQFLARAEQPNKLASIGRLAAGVAHEINNPLSIINQQAGLIQDIQEMSPDFPHKDMVAESLAGIQKSVKRCKVITHRLLGFAHQTRVNIEEVDINALLHEAVGFLAKEASYNQIGMEFILDEDIRHPWSDHGELLQIFLNIIGNAIDALAESGGTVTLSSKQVDRKNLRVCIADNGPGMTAEVQQHIFDPFFTTKETGRGTGLGLSIVYGLTRKLGGTVNVVSVVGKGTEFEIDLPVHQEEE
- a CDS encoding type II toxin-antitoxin system YafQ family toxin produces the protein MRSVQRTSQFKRDVKRIKKQGRDLSKIKKIIRLLANGEKLPVANKDHALKGTMKDCRECHVEPDWLLIYRIDGSDLWLARTGSHADLFKK
- a CDS encoding type II toxin-antitoxin system RelB/DinJ family antitoxin — translated: MRTNKTATARALIDPQVKKEAETILKSLGLNISTSIELFYRQVIAQKGLPFELRVPTETTMKAIEDARTGKGKSFASSEDLFDDLGI
- a CDS encoding SLC13 family permease yields the protein MQSSGPQVLALSRKKKRFDWKRLLFIFTGIGLFVLVYFFPPWPDAVDPTGAHFVLTREGKGALAVFLLAATWWVFEVVPIGVTSLTIGVLQALFMIRDPGTAFRDFMDPSVLFIFGSIMIGMVFTKTGLTRRMAYKMLSIVGERTSMIYLGCFAMTGVLTHFMAHTAVAATMFPLLMAIHSLYADEEKPTRFGKGLFIGMAYVAGAGSIITLLGAARGAVALGFYKDIMKVDISFFQLSWYMFPIGWLMIFLLWGFILLFFKPEHARILGLKEKAGRMYKDLGRWSQKELLTTGIVFGTILIIALKNFIPALADIHKTGILLCSTISFFLFNILTIDDLEEVPWNIILLFAGAMSIGFCLWETGAARWLAVNWLVLFQNSPPLVFILGMAFFVMMMTNFIMNVAAIAISLPVALVIAPYLGVSGEVILFSSLVVAGMPFLLLVGAAPNAIAYNSRQFSTGEFFLWGIPASILLMLVVWLAVAVIWPLMGMEVFVPVAG
- a CDS encoding CBS domain-containing protein; amino-acid sequence: MSEQTKDIREMVIPLERCPRLYDYQTLDEAIALFALSPSVENPVDLPLLLVLDQQNNLVGRLSRADILRGLVPTLLGTGRGGSRFSWSNADDDPHLTFLYEDHALAECGGNRMRPIRPLMRPVDFTLSADTHILEAIVVLHRHNTSCVPVLDNGAVIGLLRFEELFHVMCNTWCTLPKD
- a CDS encoding response regulator, encoding MDRHLSTKVLLVDDEEEFAQLLATRLETRGMKVAAVTCGEEAVALVDKRVFDVAVIDLSMPGIDGIETLKQIKTRRPDLEVLMLTGHATVAGGIEAMKQGAHDFLQKPVDIDELLEKIKTARKAHLTAVHRKADAEMQDILKRKSW
- a CDS encoding 1-deoxy-D-xylulose-5-phosphate reductoisomerase, producing the protein MKSLSLLGSTGSIGKNVLNVVRSFPDRFRIVGLSAGRNIAELAAQVREFQPDCISVADQDLASQLITLLPEKYQEKVFWGDEGNQKVATVPSAEMVVSAVVGAVGLLPTLAAIAEGKDIGLANKETLVMAGRLVMEAARKYKVALLPIDSEHSAIFQALEAGRRDDVGMIILTASGGPFRTLEKEELHRATPEQALAHPNWDMGRKISIDSATMMNKGLEVIEACWLFDVPVEKIRVVVHPESIVHSLVEYIDGSVMAQLGIPDMRIPIAYALSYPERMPLNLSRLSLSDCGNLSFEKPDYDRFPALALAVNVMEEGGVKPAVLNAANEVAVAAFLDEQIGFTDITAIVAATLDRFAPGDDLDLAAILVADGRAREIAREEIARRNEFLRR
- a CDS encoding phosphatidate cytidylyltransferase, giving the protein MKQRLLPGIFMVVLWILLLSAPPFMFWCALTIGTAIALYEFFRMIDKTPGTGIFILSLLACLIPVLTAADGSPSEVLIGSYLALLGLVMLTIFCYTRFTDPLAFLMQSGFAVFYIGICSSFLVLLRFLPAGNVWLLLLAAITAGSDTGAYYSGRAFGKKKLCPSISPAKTMNGAIGGILTAMFAAMLIGAFLLPEVGILRLALAAALLALVGIAGDLAESIIKRGTGIKDSGTLLGGHGGLLDRIDSLLLTAPLLYLLLSTGVLR